From one Rosa rugosa chromosome 4, drRosRugo1.1, whole genome shotgun sequence genomic stretch:
- the LOC133742023 gene encoding uncharacterized protein LOC133742023, translated as MGADWGPVIVAVVLFVLLTPGLMFQIPAKGRVAEFGNMQTSLPSIVVHALVYFGLLTVLLIAIGVHIYTG; from the coding sequence ATGGGGGCGGATTGGGGACCGGTGATTGTAGCGGTGGTGCTGTTCGTTCTGTTGACTCCTGGGCTCATGTTTCAGATTCCGGCCAAGGGGAGGGTGGCGGAGTTTGGGAATATGCAGACAAGTCTTCCCTCCATAGTTGTACACGCCCTCGTCTACTTCGGCCTGCTCACCGTCCTCCTTATTGCTATAGGTGTTCATATCTATACTGGCTAA
- the LOC133745743 gene encoding uncharacterized protein LOC133745743, with translation MADWGPVIVAVVLFVLLTPGLLFQIPGRGRVVEFGNMQTSGASIVVHAIIYFGLLTIFLIAIGVHI, from the coding sequence ATGGCGGATTGGGGCCCGGTGATCGTAGCGGTGGTGCTGTTTGTGCTGTTGACTCCAGGGCTTTTGTTTCAGATACCGGGAAGGGGGAGAGTGGTGGAGTTTGGGAACATGCAGACCAGTGGTGCCTCCATTGTCGTACATGCGATCATTTACTTTGGGCTTCTTACCATTTTCCTTATCGCCATCGGTGTTCATATCTGA
- the LOC133706393 gene encoding truncated transcription factor CAULIFLOWER D-like isoform X1, protein MGRGKVELKRIESPISRQVTFSKRRTGILKKAFELSVLCDAEVALIVFSPSGKLYQYASHDINRTIAMYRSEVGLPQSSNPACSTRIGTMELWRNETEELRRSIQKMEMRLKNLAGAELSMLGMQELKQLERQLKTGVQRIRSEMTRITSENIRLLKRKHKAQQEENRRLQKRVKLHELDQYGNASSSITLGASARNVIINAFQT, encoded by the exons ATGGGGAGGGGAAAAGTGGAGCTGAAGAGAATAGAGAGTCCGATCAGCAGGCAGGTGACCTTCTCAAAACGCCGTACCGGCATCCTAAAGAAGGCCTTTGAGCTTTCCGTCCTCTGCGATGCTGAAGTTGCCCTCATCGTTTTCTCTCCCTCCGGCAAGCTTTATCAATATGCAAGCCATGA CATAAATAGAACGATTGCGATGTATAGAAGTGAAGTAGGACTCCCTCAATCAAGTAACCCTGCATGCTCTACAAGGATTGGAACCATGGAG TTATGGAGGAATGAAACTGAAGAGTTAAGAAGGTCAATACAGAAAATGGAAATGAGGCTCAA GAACTTAGCTGGAGCAGAGCTATCAATGCTGGGCATGCAAGAGTTGAAACAGCTAGAGAGACAGTTAAAAACTGGGGTTCAACGCATCCGCTCTGAAATG ACACGGATCACTTCGGAGAATATCCGCTTGCTGAAAAGGAAG CATAAAGCACAGCAAGAGGAAAATAGGCGTCTGCAGAAAAGA GTGAAGTTGCACGAGCTTGATCAATATGGTAATGCAAGCAGCTCGATAACATTGGGAGCAAGTGCACGCAATGTGATTATTAATGCATTTCAGACCTAG
- the LOC133706393 gene encoding MADS-box transcription factor 17-like isoform X3, with translation MGRGKVELKRIESPISRQVTFSKRRTGILKKAFELSVLCDAEVALIVFSPSGKLYQYASHDINRTIAMYRSEVGLPQSSNPACSTRIGTMELWRNETEELRRSIQKMEMRLKNLAGAELSMLGMQELKQLERQLKTGVQRIRSEMTRITSENIRLLKRKHKAQQEENRRLQKRDRYLLL, from the exons ATGGGGAGGGGAAAAGTGGAGCTGAAGAGAATAGAGAGTCCGATCAGCAGGCAGGTGACCTTCTCAAAACGCCGTACCGGCATCCTAAAGAAGGCCTTTGAGCTTTCCGTCCTCTGCGATGCTGAAGTTGCCCTCATCGTTTTCTCTCCCTCCGGCAAGCTTTATCAATATGCAAGCCATGA CATAAATAGAACGATTGCGATGTATAGAAGTGAAGTAGGACTCCCTCAATCAAGTAACCCTGCATGCTCTACAAGGATTGGAACCATGGAG TTATGGAGGAATGAAACTGAAGAGTTAAGAAGGTCAATACAGAAAATGGAAATGAGGCTCAA GAACTTAGCTGGAGCAGAGCTATCAATGCTGGGCATGCAAGAGTTGAAACAGCTAGAGAGACAGTTAAAAACTGGGGTTCAACGCATCCGCTCTGAAATG ACACGGATCACTTCGGAGAATATCCGCTTGCTGAAAAGGAAG CATAAAGCACAGCAAGAGGAAAATAGGCGTCTGCAGAAAAGA gATCGATATTTGCTGCTGTAA
- the LOC133706393 gene encoding truncated transcription factor CAULIFLOWER D-like isoform X2 gives MGRGKVELKRIESPISRQVTFSKRRTGILKKAFELSVLCDAEVALIVFSPSGKLYQYASHDINRTIAMYRSEVGLPQSSNPACSTRIGTMELWRNETEELRRSIQKMEMRLKNLAGAELSMLGMQELKQLERQLKTGVQRIRSEMTRITSENIRLLKRKHKAQQEENRRLQKRLHELDQYGNASSSITLGASARNVIINAFQT, from the exons ATGGGGAGGGGAAAAGTGGAGCTGAAGAGAATAGAGAGTCCGATCAGCAGGCAGGTGACCTTCTCAAAACGCCGTACCGGCATCCTAAAGAAGGCCTTTGAGCTTTCCGTCCTCTGCGATGCTGAAGTTGCCCTCATCGTTTTCTCTCCCTCCGGCAAGCTTTATCAATATGCAAGCCATGA CATAAATAGAACGATTGCGATGTATAGAAGTGAAGTAGGACTCCCTCAATCAAGTAACCCTGCATGCTCTACAAGGATTGGAACCATGGAG TTATGGAGGAATGAAACTGAAGAGTTAAGAAGGTCAATACAGAAAATGGAAATGAGGCTCAA GAACTTAGCTGGAGCAGAGCTATCAATGCTGGGCATGCAAGAGTTGAAACAGCTAGAGAGACAGTTAAAAACTGGGGTTCAACGCATCCGCTCTGAAATG ACACGGATCACTTCGGAGAATATCCGCTTGCTGAAAAGGAAG CATAAAGCACAGCAAGAGGAAAATAGGCGTCTGCAGAAAAGA TTGCACGAGCTTGATCAATATGGTAATGCAAGCAGCTCGATAACATTGGGAGCAAGTGCACGCAATGTGATTATTAATGCATTTCAGACCTAG